One stretch of Pigmentiphaga aceris DNA includes these proteins:
- a CDS encoding LysR family transcriptional regulator yields the protein MTEAANLSQSGFTPASTDRIELMQTFVRIVEAGSLSAAAAQMGTSQPTVSRRLQLLERSLGVRLLQRSTHAMKLSEEGERCFERAKDLLADWAAFDAELRGVSEAPQGAMRIVVPHAFGQQQLVGPLATYMARYPKVKVEWLLHDKAPDFIADGVDCAIHVGQVEDPSVVAIKLAEVPRIVVAAPSLLAGMDAPRHASDLEKLPWLALQLFYRREVSLTHASTGETCRFALQPRMSTDSLYALRSAALLGIGACVASAWLLTEDLAQGKLVQLLPEWQASPLPVYLVYPYARFYPAKLRRFIDTMREAMPGAVGGA from the coding sequence ATGACCGAAGCTGCCAACCTGTCTCAGTCAGGCTTCACGCCTGCATCCACCGACCGCATTGAACTGATGCAGACCTTCGTACGCATCGTGGAAGCGGGCAGCCTGTCGGCGGCGGCGGCGCAAATGGGCACCTCGCAGCCCACCGTCAGCCGTCGCCTGCAACTGCTTGAGCGCTCTTTGGGCGTGCGTTTGCTGCAACGTTCCACCCACGCCATGAAGCTCAGTGAAGAAGGTGAGCGCTGTTTTGAGCGCGCCAAGGACTTGCTGGCCGACTGGGCGGCTTTCGATGCGGAGCTGCGCGGGGTTTCTGAAGCACCGCAAGGTGCCATGCGCATCGTGGTGCCGCACGCGTTTGGTCAGCAACAGCTGGTTGGGCCGCTGGCCACGTACATGGCGCGATATCCGAAAGTGAAAGTCGAATGGCTGCTGCACGACAAGGCACCCGACTTCATCGCAGACGGCGTGGACTGCGCGATCCACGTCGGACAGGTCGAAGACCCGTCAGTCGTCGCGATCAAGCTGGCCGAAGTTCCCCGCATCGTGGTGGCTGCGCCCTCGCTGCTGGCTGGCATGGATGCACCGCGCCATGCCAGTGATCTGGAAAAACTCCCCTGGCTGGCCCTGCAATTGTTCTACCGGCGAGAGGTCAGCCTGACCCACGCCAGCACCGGCGAAACCTGCCGCTTTGCGTTGCAGCCCCGCATGAGCACCGACAGCCTGTACGCGCTGCGTAGCGCCGCGCTGCTGGGCATCGGTGCGTGTGTGGCATCGGCATGGCTGCTGACCGAGGATTTGGCGCAAGGCAAGCTGGTGCAGCTGCTGCCCGAATGGCAGGCCTCTCCCCTGCCGGTGTACTTGGTCTATCCCTACGCGCGTTTTTATCCGGCCAAACTGCGCAGGTTCATCGACACGATGCGAGAAGCCATGCCTGGCGCAGTTGGCGGTGCGTAG
- a CDS encoding DMT family transporter — MSWPVSLSGLLPLTVALLAGAVVPFQAASNAALGRAFGHPLWATLTSLTVSVVIVLPMLVLMRAPAPNVGSALQGPWWLWVGGVAGVIYVTAALILTPSMGAGSFIVCVVAGQVLASLLIDHFGLMGLVAKPVNLGRIFGVGLILVGMVVVHISSAPPVRN, encoded by the coding sequence ATGTCCTGGCCCGTATCCCTGTCTGGTCTGCTTCCCTTGACGGTCGCCTTGTTGGCGGGTGCCGTCGTGCCATTTCAAGCCGCCAGCAATGCGGCCCTGGGGCGGGCGTTCGGGCATCCCCTATGGGCAACCTTGACCTCGCTCACCGTCAGTGTGGTCATCGTGTTGCCAATGCTGGTGCTGATGCGGGCACCAGCGCCCAATGTCGGCAGTGCGTTGCAGGGGCCGTGGTGGTTGTGGGTGGGCGGCGTGGCGGGCGTCATCTATGTGACGGCCGCCTTGATCCTCACCCCCAGCATGGGCGCAGGAAGTTTCATCGTCTGCGTGGTGGCCGGGCAAGTGCTGGCATCTTTGTTGATCGACCACTTCGGCTTGATGGGCTTGGTCGCAAAACCCGTCAATCTTGGGCGCATCTTTGGCGTGGGTCTGATTCTTGTCGGGATGGTGGTGGTGCATATCAGCAGCGCACCGCCTGTGCGCAACTGA
- a CDS encoding LysR family transcriptional regulator has product MDELRRLDLNLLLTLHTLLTEKHVTRAALQLHKSQPAVSHALAQLRERFDDPLLVRRGGGLSLTPRAQALMQPLAEALGHLNALLRTPVFEPSQVQRRFRLALSDYAARLVLPPLIRRLRTHAPGLDLSVSQASRDAMLAQLADGEIDLALGVFPTLAQNIQAELLFEESFVCIADKNALPARGGLSLDTWLARPHVLVSMRPDDGNEIDQALDALGLHRRIALALPHWSAALEVVAGTDLILTIARRSLPNARHLPGLRQFAAPLTLPRFAFQQAWHVRRDGDAAHAWLRREIWQCSQATHPGKP; this is encoded by the coding sequence ATGGATGAACTACGCCGCCTTGATCTGAATCTGCTGCTGACGCTGCATACCCTGCTGACGGAAAAGCACGTGACGCGCGCTGCATTGCAGCTGCACAAAAGCCAGCCCGCCGTCAGCCACGCACTGGCACAACTGCGCGAGAGATTCGACGACCCGCTGCTTGTGCGGCGTGGTGGCGGCCTGAGCCTGACGCCACGTGCACAAGCCCTGATGCAGCCGCTGGCCGAAGCGCTTGGGCATTTGAATGCGCTCTTGCGCACGCCAGTCTTTGAGCCGTCGCAGGTGCAGCGCCGTTTTCGCCTGGCATTGTCGGACTACGCTGCGCGCCTGGTATTGCCGCCCTTGATCAGACGTCTTCGCACGCATGCGCCTGGCCTCGATCTATCAGTCAGCCAGGCCAGCCGCGACGCCATGCTTGCCCAGCTTGCCGATGGTGAAATCGACTTGGCCCTGGGCGTATTTCCCACGCTTGCACAGAACATTCAGGCAGAACTTCTTTTCGAAGAGAGCTTCGTCTGTATCGCCGACAAAAACGCCTTGCCTGCTCGCGGCGGCCTCTCCCTGGATACCTGGCTGGCCCGCCCCCACGTATTGGTTTCCATGCGGCCCGACGACGGCAACGAAATCGATCAGGCCCTGGATGCGTTGGGCTTGCACCGACGTATTGCCTTGGCCTTGCCGCATTGGAGCGCGGCGCTTGAGGTGGTGGCAGGCACCGACCTGATTCTGACGATTGCGCGCCGCAGTTTGCCGAATGCGCGCCACTTGCCGGGCCTGCGTCAGTTTGCAGCGCCCTTGACGCTACCCCGCTTTGCTTTCCAGCAGGCTTGGCATGTCAGGCGCGATGGTGATGCAGCCCACGCCTGGCTCAGACGCGAAATATGGCAGTGCAGTCAGGCAACCCACCCGGGCAAGCCTTGA